The Solanum dulcamara chromosome 2, daSolDulc1.2, whole genome shotgun sequence region AAGGAATATCTTGAAACATTCGTGACAATCTCATTTAATTTAACCTCAATCTAGAAAGAGAGTTTAATATTTTCCCGTAAATTAGCATAATATCGTCTCCACATACACATATTAATAGTGAGACTAGATGGCTAATAATTAATCTCATTCAATttaacttcaaataattaattaaatcatctgtcaaaaaataaaacatgtcAATTACTCTAAAATGAATGAACTactattttctattttaatacaacatatttatttaatataataaatcaaataaataatataaaataatatcaacatAACTAATATCATACATTATATTCTaaccatcatcatcataattcaacttgtcAATGGACTTTCTAgggagaaaaaagaagaagaaggttgaATGCACATTGGAAAGCATATATGTGGAGTTTTTGGTCGaaaatattcttaaattatacctcaaatttaaattacatttttaaaatatattttttaacagAAAACAtccttcaaatatttaaaaattaacaattttcatcctttaattaaatattatcaggAAATTAAAAAATTCTACGAAAATATGTGCAATTCGTGtggatttatttttttctacatAAGATTAAAAATAGGGAGCTTGACAGCACAAATATTATTACATTTCTATTTGACAACAAATTAACATATGAACCACTGCCTTTTTGCACAACCGTTAAAAAATGAAAGTTATTTTCTCCGTTCTCAATTTATATAAGTTATCAAACTAACTTATATCAATTGAAACGGAAGAAGTATAAATTATAAgtgaaatattaaaaaattaaatttacattaattttatttttatttttattaaaaaatagaaaaaactattttttttttatagatcttccacttaaaataaaacaaagctcaaaattaaaaacaaaaaaaggaaaaaactttATTCAGAaccaagaaaggaaaatctgTGATGTACTTATAAATGAAAAACAACTCACCGACAAATATTGCGGTAAAGTAATAAATATTCATTCATTTTCAATcaaaaattttagatttgaattTCAATAAATACAAATTCGTATTTGTTAGGAAGCTCTTACCGATATAGGTCTTTTTAGTGTAATTGAAGAAAGCACAGAGTTGCACAGGAACCCAAAAAACCTAGGCACCCCTTACCCACCACAGTACCAACTGAATATATCGTGTTAAGGTTAGTACAactaggaaaaaaaaaaaaagaagaagctttTGCTTCATAGTATCTTTTTCTGCTTCCACAAAACTCAGaaccaaacaaaaaaataaaaaataaaattcactgAGGTTCAAATTTCCTAGAAAATGAAATGGGTTGTTGTTTTTCTCCCTCTTTATTATTTCAATGTAGCTGAAGAGAGCTGGGTTTTTTTGCCTCCAAGAAGACTACTTTTTTGGCTGTTTCTGATattaaaaacaatatatatatatatatatatatatatatatatatatatatatattcactttgtttaatttatttatcacaaataatattacaaaataaaaaaatttagcaATGAGTAAAATTtcatagtttaaaaatattttttaaaatttttaatccCATTTAGATAATTAGTGGTATATTATAAAAAGATTTAAgatataatatacaaatataactTTTAATTTAACATCAAATAACATTTAtgcttttcaaatttgaatgtTCATCAGTAGACACTTtaacttatataaaattgaacaaataaatgCATGCATCATATTTGGCGTCCAACGTGAAGTCATAAGTGTATTATGTCACGTAGAAttaatgtgtctatttgttcaattttatacaaattaaaaTGCATACTTATGCACACCCAAGTtagatgaaatatatatatatatatatatatatcagttaaagtcaaattaaaaaacatatttatatattatgtcaaAATTTAATTAGCCAAAAGCTTTTTATCAACTAATTAACTCAAAATTATGGATACATTTCATTACTAATGTTTTCTTGTAATGAAAgttcaagattttttttttttttttgattttaaagtaaaatgatatagaatatattcaaatattttttaattttttaaatattaaatatatcatataaaaaattaaaattaaaaaattataaaaaatgaaaagagacACTCCTCTTCAAATAcagaccaaaaaagaaaaataagaaaatcaatttAAGCCAAGAgagtattttctttaaaattataaaagggAGAGAGAAAtagttttagagagagaaaaacaGTAGATTAGATAACTTCTGGTGAATTTTTCTTCCTTGGTTAGTGAGAATTTTAGGTGAAAAAagtgaagaaagaagaaaaaaaaatatgtctaACCCATGGTGGACTGGAAATATAGCAATGAATCCAATGGTTTCATCAAGGAGTAAcccagaagaagaagaaaaaatcgGATCAAACCGACTCCACTCTGGAAGAGAGCAAGAGTTTATGAATACGACAATTGAACCTATCATCACCACTACCATCACGACCACCAATAGTAGCGAAAACCCAAACGAAATGAGTCATGAAGGAGATGAGAATATACAGAGTTCGAAAGGTCTTTTCTCCTCTGGACCGTCCAGTTCGAATAGAGCTGGACGGCGTAGACCCAGAGGAAGACCTATGGGCTCAAAAAACAAGCCCAAACCACCAATAGTGATAACTAAGGAAACCCCAAATTCCCTTAAGAGTCACGTTTTGGAAATTAAAACCGGAAGCGACATAATCGAAAGCATAGCCGCTTTCGCGAATCGCTGCGGCCGTGGCGTATCTGTTTTGAGCGGCAGTGGCATAGTAACGAACGTTACGTTGCGCCAGCCGGCCGCGGTAACCGCGGCCGGAGGCGTAATCACGCTTCATGGGAGGTTCGAGATTTTATCACTTTCCGGCGCGTTTTTACCCGCACCGAATTCCCCAGTTGGATCTCCAACTGGGTTAACAGTGTACTTGGCAGGAAGCCAAGGACAAGTTGTTGGAGGAAATGTTGTAGGTGAATTAATTGCATCAGGACCCGTTATGGTTATTGCTGCATCTTTTACAAATGCAACATTTGAAAGGTTACCATTAGTGGAGAatgatggagaagaagaagagaataaTGTAAATGAAGGGATGCAAATGCAATTACCTACAACTTCAGGGGTTGGTAATGTAAATTCTGATAGTTTGCAAGTTGATGATCCATCTCCTACTACTTCTATGTCTATGTACAATTTACCCACTAATGTTTTGCCTAATGACCAAATGCACCATGAAGTTTTTTGGGCtcatcctcctcctcctccttcaaGGCCTACTCCATATAATTAGTTAGTTGAAACTTTTAGTAGATTATTACAATGCTGTTAACTTTTTGTGACCCTATTTGTATCTCTTGTGAATCTTTTCCTTTTAATTAGGTTTTAGGTTATGTTTGTAACTTTGTATCCCTAGAAGTTTTATCAATTTGGTTTGTTCTCTAAGCTACTCTCTTTTTTGTAGAAATTGTTGAATTTTCCTTGATGTAGGTAAGACAATCTTGTCTAGACATGGGAGAACAATCAGATACATTTATCTTGTGTGATTCAGGTATCATTTACCGCCTTGatttataattctttttttaataaatgtaGATGGATatagaatttaaatttgatgGTTCAATCTTTAGGTAATTGTATAAGTTCAGAATTTAATATTGGTTGAAATCCTAGtaatttttctcttatttaagTTTGTTAGTCCTAGTTGAACCCATATGTAGTCTAGTCCTtagtacaacaacaatatacctaGTAGAGTTTCATTAGTGCGGTTAGATGTATGCAAAACTCATTCTTAGTTTTGCATACTCGATTCGAACAGTCTTGTTCCTAGTGAACCTTCTATTTTGGTTGACTAATTATATCTTGTTAGAATTATATCTTTAATAGCTAGCCATCTAGGTAGAATTATAAATTCAACACCTACTTATATAGGTTGAAAACTTGGTACTGAGGTGTTAGTTTTAGCCTTTGTTGATGTTGCTGAAATTCTTGCCCTACTTCaactaaatttgaaatttttttcaaTCATTTTGTATAACATTCATTCAAATTTGAGTTGCATAGAGCTCATTTAGAAAGGAAACACTCCTACCTACTAGAAATTTATCTACTCTTAGGGCTCGAATTGaagtttttgaattaaaatgaaAGTGCAACCTACTcgattttctttcatttttttaggGTTCGAGACTTCTGATTAATGATGCGTAAATCTCTATTCATCCCACAAACGCTCCTACCTGCTAGAAATTCATCTATTCTTAGGGCTCGAATTGAAGTTTCTGAATTAAAATGAAAGTGCTACCTACTCgaattctttttcatttttttagtcTTCGAATCGAAGACTTTTAATTAATGATGGATTACTATCTTTTTGTTCCACATTTTAATGTGATTAATCATTGTAGCATTTATTCTGCCACTTCATTTGTAGTATTGATTTAAGGCTGGGGACTAGTCATGGTTGTTCTTCACAAAGTGTTGTGGTAATTTGTTATATTTAGGTAATACTGTTTTTTTCCTCAAATGGTGAGGGTGGGGGTGTATGTTTTTTCAATCGAGCTCGTCGCACATAATTTGTCACATAATTTTTCTAGTGAGATGTACCTTTTTGTATGATTTCTGAGGCTATTACATTAAAGCGAGCTTTATCTTGTACTTACCCGGAAAAACAACAAAACCTAGCTCATTTACTTTTGATCTGGTTAAGGGAAAAATATGTTTTGTGTCTGACTATTAATTGGTAGTACTAATGTCTTGCTACATCGGAAGGAAGAAAATGTTTGATTTGTGTGTCAATTAAATTGGCTTTATCTGTCAATCTGTATATGGGACGTTGGGAGGTTCTAGTGCTAATGTCAGTAATCTCATTCAATGCGACCAATTGTTCCTTAGGGCTGTTATATACTCTCTATCCGTCTTTCCGTGCGATGAGCTTAATCCAAAAAAATACAGataaataatatcaataatttccTACTCAACCAACTTGAACATCATCCGATTAATGATTTTTCTGAGGGGTGTAAGATTAATAAATGTGGCGTTTCActatttatttgacctacgccACTAAATTACAATTGTCATAAATCTTGTTGACCCTTAATTTGTCCTCTTTATGGGACATGGAattgactttttaaaaaaataataatggcaTAGTCAATATTGCCAACTACTACTTGAGGGTTAAAGAggaaaattaaagtaaaaaacaATCTTGTTTTTTCATAGATAAAACTTTGGTCTAGTGTGAAAATATGAGTTAAAAGAGAAAGTCAaacattcttatttttttgttaatttaaaataattacctaaatatttttattatatttgctaattttcttgatagtttaaaataattacatattatcttatcaattaataatttcatactaGGTTTTAAATCAGATATACTTAGATAAATGtattttattacatgatataGTGAAATAAGGAAAGAAGCGAGTAAGGGAAGGAGAGAGGCTAGCGAAATAGTATATATATCCTAAATAAATGCAAATTATAGTAGGTATTTGGGATATCAGAgagatatattttgaaatacaGATACATAGGAAGAGACGCGATCGAGAGAGTCGGATATATGCGAATCCACTTGGATAGAGTGTATCTGGAACAAAATGCATTTAATTTTGATATCATGTATttaaaatacatgtatctgaacGTGCGAGATACATGTATTCAAAGTCCAAATTCTGATAAGAttcgtaatatatatatatttatgtttcattattgagaaggttttgaaaaatattctaaaaaaaaattaagtctttaaaataagaaaagtgATTTTCCTGATTAAAGCAAGAAAAACAAGTTTCAAGAAAGAGGGAAAAACGGGTCTTTGAATAATGGACAAGGAAAGCCACTGAAAGAGCCAAGAGAGGAACTAAAGTACTAAACATGTACACACATgcacaaaggaaaaaaaaatagaagctcaactgattaaattaaaaataatcgatatatatataaattcatgTATAGTATGTGTATAATTGTGTATAATGAGTAAATTTGCCAGTTATTCATGTAAAGAtcccaaaaaaataagaagacaGACTCGTtcgaataaaaaaaaacttcagATATTGCTTCAAAATAAGATCCTTGCAAAATACATACATGCAACTATATAAGGGTGAAAGAGATTGGATAGGACACATAGCAGTCAAAAATATCCTTTGTTATATTTTTGGCTCAAAATTGACGTCGCCACAACTTTTTTGGCCAAATCAAAACTGCCTCATTTCTAACAGTTCAAGCGCAAAATTGCCTCATTTAGTAAAGGTACCTTCGAGCTATTTGGCTAATTGGAGGGTGTTTTTTAGCCAAAAATATAACAACGAGGACATTTTTTAGCCAAAAGttaacaaaagataaaattaatctATTGAAAATAGTTCACAAGTACAAAAGACGAACATTATAAAAAAGAATAGATTGGATTTAGGTAATTTAAAgcaaactttacctaaatcccataatggaaaagtttaattactatacatccctcattgtatcaaaattacccgatatctcctttttttcaacttttctgatacattagatttgtatctgatacatcaattatccaatcagtaattaatgaagatcatctatttatggatagtatcttaatataaggaaTGATTGGTTCTTCAAATCAATTagtgatctaattaatgagattaatttggttaaaaaaagaACGGTTGTGCAGTTGAAGatttaagccaaaaaaaaaacagagcataaattcaaaccaacttcgtttccatttttttttcagtttgggttatgtatctgatagatcagttatgtatatgatacatcaattgtaaaaaaaaaaacaattgttatgtccatgaagattcaagccaaaaaacatagcgtcgtctcgaatggaaaaaacagagcatcaattcatactgaagttgatttcaattatttttcaacttttgctgatacataagttatgtatctgatacataactttagctatagaatagttaatgcacatcagctatttatggataaaagattggctctttatatcaattactgatctattaAAGAAGGCGACAGTTATGTAGATGAATTTTGAAGCCAAAAGTCAGAGCATCGACTACAAGGAAaacaacagagcatcaattcaaagcaAACTTCGAGTTTCATCAATTAATCGATATGAATATTCCGATACTACTGAGACATTCTGGAGTTTGGCAATCCGATATTACTTATGaacaatacaaaagtgatggaatcgttGTCGGTGACAATGTATCTTACTCGAATTTAAAAGCAGCAATCGCTGCTGAATTGAGTGTGGATGAATCAgagaaagaaattgaaattcGATACATAGTTGAAGGTAACTCGTCGCCAATATATATTCgtaatgatatgggtgttaatctttacatagagttgaagaagaaagagcctGGTTTCGTGAATTATCCCCTGTGCATATCAAGCTTTGATATAAAAAGATGTGAGATAAAATCATTCGACAGTACATCTGGAGCAATCGTTTGTGCCGAATCAAATGTGAATGAGTCCCACAattttggtttagaagaatctgGTAAAGTTGCAAGTTGTTATATAGCAGAATTGGAGTTGACGAACTACATAGATGATACAAATGGTGCGGAAGTGAAGGAGAATCAATTCTATAAGGATAAAGCAACTCTAGTTGATgtaatggccaaatacaaaatcaataatgaatttaatttcaagGTTAAAAGATCCGACAGTAAAAGGTATGCGCATAAtctgcatttggaaattttgatgttggatagtatccaacagtatgtatcagatacatattactgtgtgtatctgatacattcttaaaataaaataatttttcatgtcatgatacatcaaaactccatttctgcatttggaaattttgatgttggatagtatccaacagtatgtatcagatacatattactgtgtgtatctgatacattcttaaaataaaataatttttcatgtcatgatacatcaaaactccatttctgcatttggaaattttgatgttggatagtatccaacagtatgtatcagatacatattactgtgtgtatctcatacattcttaaaataaaataaattttcctgtcatgatacatcaaaactccattcctgtaactcagttaaaaaatgataataatgctgtcagtatgtatcagattcataatACTCTATGTAtcagatgtttttttttaacaatacaTACAAAGaaacatgtatcaagtacaTTGGTTGACACACTTCCTATCAGTATGTCACTGTATTTGTTGAtattataaatgaaaaaatattgatatgatacatgtcatttttttaatacaaatgcaGTTATGTGTTAGTATGCCTTTCAGAAGGAtgttgttggagaatgaaagcTTCATGTTGGAAAAAATCGGATATATTCAAAGTTAGATATTTCAATGGTGAACATTCATTTGCACTGAGAGATAggattttcaacaaagttcatgctacaaaggcttttgTTAGTGCATTCACAGCCCTtaaattggttaatcataagagaattgtcACCCCTAATGATATACGAGAGGATATTAAATCAGCGTATGGAATTGATATTATCTATCAACAGGCATGGCGTTCAAAAGAGCATGCTTTGCAGATGTTAAGGGGAAAACCTGCTGATGGATATAGACAGCTGtctgtatacatacatattctAAAAACCGTATATCCAAATTCGTACATAAGTATGCACAAGTCATCAACTGATGAATTCATGTATTTGTTCATAGCGTTAAGGCCATTGATGAGGGGGTTTCAGTTTTTTCGACCAGTAGTTGTTGTTGACGGTGCACATcttgatggaccttataaagggaCGTTTGTATCAGCTAGCACACTTGATGGGGCAGGTATTGCTTTCTTATATTGTTTCTTATTGAATAACAGTGTGTCATCTCATTTTTCACGTTTGTTGTGATTCTGATGAATTCTAATAACTATTGTATcgctattattgatttattaggtTGCATATTGCCGTTGGCGTATGGTATTGTTGATACGGAAAATGATTCATCATGGACGTGGATTTTTCAGAATTTCAAGAATGCATTTGGAGAGAGggacaatatgtgtgttgtatcagataggaacgaaagcataatcaagagtgtaagcatggtatttcccaatgttcctcattttgcatgcatatggcatatatggaaaaatgtGTGTACTAAATACAGAAGGAGCAAAGCTGTACTAAGTGATATCTTCTATTCAATGGCCAAGGCATACCGAAAAGATGAAGTCGATAAATTAATGGCCAAAGTTGAAAGAATCGATCAACGGGTggcacaatatttaaaaaatgcaggatacgaaaagtggtcaagggttcatgccactgtcaacaggggtagaatgatgacttctaacatcgcagaatgtatcaatggatgtcttgttgaagcacgagagctgcctataattgactttttggagcaAACGAGAATGTTTTTTGGTTCTTGGATTttgcaaaaatagagaaatagcatcttatacaaaacatactttgggtagaaaattcgaagatatcctAGTTTCAAACACGATcaagtgttcgagaatgaaggtacacgatacatactttctgacacatatatactgatacatcagttctggtACATGATagatactttctgatacatatatattgatacatcagttctgatacatcatttttgtaattgaatcatactttatgatacatatatgtgatatTTATTTCTTGGTGGCTGATGAttcatcagttatgtataacatgtgctaattaaataatgaaacttcaattatgatacataagttctacatttgatacataagttctgatacatatatgtaaagATTATTTTCCTTCAGGCTGATGATTAATCAGTTATGTATAAATTGTTctaaatatatactgatacatcagtgtagATACATTATTTGTGtagatgatacataagtactattagatatatgtgaagtttatttatatcaGTTTGTTGCTTCGTCATTCAAGTATAGCCTGTGCTcattatacactgatatatcaattcggatacatcaaatgtgtagttgatacataagtaccgacacatataaacataacatgtttaaaatacatactgatacatcagttctgatacatcatttctgtaTTTGATAcgtactttctgatacatatatgtgaaatttatttcttgctGGCTGTTGATTCATCTGATATGTATATCCTGTGATAATTATTACCCTTTTActtcagttctgatacatagttGTGTATGTGAGGAAGCAGTActgatacataaatttgaaatataattcctgcaggttgttgcttcatcagagtatctttattctgtttacgaattaggtataagatacattgtgtgtctagagagaaaaacatgcacTTGTGGTAGAtttcaactagacgagataccatgtccacatgcaattgcagtgttgaagagcaagaacattactGACCTGCACCCATATTGTTCTGATTACTACAAACCAGAGGCGttggcaaatacttatgaattaccaatggttccaatgccagataagaaagactGGACTGCTCCgaaggaaattttggaagaaattgTCTTGCCGCCAATATACAAAAGGATGCcaggaagaccaaagaaagggagaaaaaagttCGCTAATGAGAAAATAACAAGTAGCACAAATTCTTGTGGACGTTGTGGCCACGAAGGCCACAAcagaaagacttgtaatttcattcctAAATAGATATGATGTTTGTGGTATCTCGGTATACATTCTAAttgaatcataaaataacatctattattatattttatatttgagtttgacacgtgacataaatataaaaatcttttttcagtTGATATGTATCAAGATTAGAACATTATATtgctacaattttttttaaaataaaatacaggaCGTCCATCGGTTCGCCTTGACTTGGATTAATGAAATCTCACATGGTTTATTTTTTGGATCGTTATTTTCCCAAACATAAACATTCTTGTCTTTTCGACAACCATAATTACACAAGAGTTGTTGGTGATACATAAGATCCtatttgatataggttgtagattaTCATATGCAGTAAATCTTGataaatgagaatctgatacataagcaagATGTATCATATACGTTAAATCTTGAGACATAGAATTCTTATGcaaaaaattaatgtatcagaataattaaatattgagaaatgagaatctgatacatgtgcatgatgtatcataataaaataaaacttatctcatgtatcagaattcacaaaatgtgacacttatgaatattatactcgatacaagtttgatacagtagaatataaaaacataaactttgattttatatttgattttgacaccagagaaaaacatagtaaatctggtgtatggaaatattaaaacatattaaatctgatacaatcattaaatcttgagaaatgagaatctgatacatgtgcaTGATGAATATTAtacttataaaaaaaacttgattcatgtatcagaattcaaaaaatgtgacacttatgaatattatactcgatacaagtttgatacagtagagtataaaacataaactttgattttatattccattttgacaccagagaaaaacatagtaaatctgaggtatggaaatattaaaacatactaaatctgatacattacagtttatgtatcagacaCATTGGAAGAATCAGAATCACCTAAAATGTTtactatcaaaaaaaaattattggacaTCAATCAGTTCTCCTTGGTTTGGAGATATGTCTCTCCTAGGtttttttggatcgtcgttatcgctaacataaccatcaaTGGCCTTCTGACAACCATATCTCCATAAGAGTGCGGCATATCTTGAATGGAAGAATTCAACATTTAGTCCGGTATTTGAaatagaaattccatcactaagatattcagcaaaCATGGCCAGGAAAACTCCACAATCCCTGCAAATAAAGGAATACAggaatttaaaaaaaagtaaaattgacatatGAATGATTTAGGTATACATAGCCGAtgttaatactcacaagctGCCACTTCCCTGTTGCGCAATTCCTTCAACATACTCAACTGCAAATGGGTGATGTGGTTCAAGCATGTTACCGGttgatttgtccttgtatgaatcaagaGACGACCAATCAGTACGTTCGTTGTTGTCAAAGAAACCACTGTCTTGCAGGTATGTTGGTAGCATTGCTGCTATCTTTTGGATCTCTTGGGAAAGATTGCTACTTCTTCGTCTAGGCGATGAATCATACACACGTATCAACCTCTCTTTCAACACAACTACCGCaagaacccaatgaaaatccCTGTCGCAGTTTACTGgaatgtatacctcatctaccaaATGCCAGGGCAAACCGGCTGGTATTGAGaaacctcttattatgttcttcacGGATCTCTCTTGATGAGCTGTAACAGTGGCCCTTGCCATATCTTCTTGTGTAGAAATGTTAGGTGGAAGGTGATAGTAGCGTGTGTGTGCATATTCGatgtaatttttgaaaatgcagTTTGTCATTGTGTATCGATACTGATTGCTCAACTGCATCTTCGATTTCTTCCgaaggtagtaaaatattacatcgatgtgctgcacattttaagaaagtattagttatataaCAACTAGCATCATGTATCAGATTatgaatgtatcagatacatttatctatctatgtatcagatacattaatatgtatgtatcaggtagttagtatgagttgtatcatattatttatgatgaaatttttacctCATCGTTCCAGCATCTGTCCGGATGTG contains the following coding sequences:
- the LOC129877916 gene encoding AT-hook motif nuclear-localized protein 15-like; the protein is MSNPWWTGNIAMNPMVSSRSNPEEEEKIGSNRLHSGREQEFMNTTIEPIITTTITTTNSSENPNEMSHEGDENIQSSKGLFSSGPSSSNRAGRRRPRGRPMGSKNKPKPPIVITKETPNSLKSHVLEIKTGSDIIESIAAFANRCGRGVSVLSGSGIVTNVTLRQPAAVTAAGGVITLHGRFEILSLSGAFLPAPNSPVGSPTGLTVYLAGSQGQVVGGNVVGELIASGPVMVIAASFTNATFERLPLVENDGEEEENNVNEGMQMQLPTTSGVGNVNSDSLQVDDPSPTTSMSMYNLPTNVLPNDQMHHEVFWAHPPPPPSRPTPYN
- the LOC129873490 gene encoding uncharacterized protein LOC129873490 — encoded protein: MPLTVVSHEQVQDECLLRDIQLPTTLPSKANVLSDDAKTPSRRSRIPSKILQSPYLSNFRSSEKGKENLSDVMHQTHPFEGFGICYQPPSELVTDYSQWIDKGFLKSHGNKNSKEDHYRSKCSSFGFEKMDFVVAFPKDKNWFYLMSHPDRCWNDEKSKMQLSNQYRYTMTNCIFKNYIEYAHTRYYHLPPNISTQEDMARATVTAHQERSVKNIIRGFSIPAGLPWHLVDEVYIPVNCDRDFHWVLAVVVLKERLIRVYDSSPRRRSSNLSQEIQKIAAMLPTYLQDSGFFDNNERTDWSSLDSYKDKSTGNMLEPHHPFAVEYVEGIAQQGSGSLDCGVFLAMFAEYLSDGISISNTGLNVEFFHSRYAALLWRYGCQKAIDGYVSDNDDPKKPRRDISPNQGELIDVQ